In Salvelinus fontinalis isolate EN_2023a unplaced genomic scaffold, ASM2944872v1 scaffold_1359, whole genome shotgun sequence, the following proteins share a genomic window:
- the LOC129849074 gene encoding zinc finger protein ZFP2-like: protein MRSLSYSLVNEEEDCWTEKEALVKEEEEEDVTVKQELEGEAVTVKQEVEDETVTVKEEEKDVSVKEEEDAFKEEEDFTVKEEVDAFGVKEEEGEMTVRSKKEEEETGYLGPVSQTHLKASNGSKDELSHNMVLRDRSLINTRERRDSRGSSGEPQQPHDAKKAEKSLSRSEHLNKHQQRPTGKRTHCCSDCGKRFTSSSGIQIHQRIHTGEKPYSCGQCGKSFTTSGSLTLHQRIHTGEKSYSCDQCGKSFTTSGSLTLHQRTHTGEKPYSCDQCGKSFTRSDSLTLHQRIHTGEKPYSCDQCGKSFTRFGHLTLHQRTHTGEKPYGCDQCGKSFTRSSYLTIHQRIHTGEKPYSCDQCGKSFTRSSYLTIHQRIHTGDNPYGCGQCGKSFTTSGSLTLHQRTHTGEKSFSCDQCGKNFTRSDSLTLHQRTHTGENPYGCDKCGKSFCQSSDLTVHQRTHTGEKPYGCDQCGKSFTRSSYLTIHQRIHTGEKPYSCDQCGKSFVQAGHLTQHQITHTGEKPYSCAQCGRGFTTSRYLTVHQRKHTGEKSYSCDQCGKSFVQACHLTQHQSTHIGEKSHSCDQR, encoded by the exons ATGaggtcactaagctactctctTGTTAATGAAGAGGAggactgctggacggagaaagaagctctcgtcaaagaggaggaagaggaggatgtcacagtaaaacaagaattagagggtgaggctgttacagttaaacaagaagtagaggatgagactgttacagtgaaagaagaagagaaagacgtttcagtgaaagaagaggaagacgcgttcaaagaggaggaggattttacagtaaaagaagaggtgGATGCttttggggtgaaagaggaggagggggagatgactgtcagatcgaaaaaggaggaggaggaaactggatatctgggcccggtttcccaaacgcatcttaagGCATCCAATGGTTCTAAGGATGAACTTAGCCATAATATGGTTTTGAGAGACCGTTCCCTGATTAACAcaa gagagagacgggacagtcgtggatcctctggggagcctcaacaacctcatgatgctaaaaaggcagagaagagtctctccagatcagaacacctcaataaacaccagcagagacccacagggaagagaactcactgctgctctgactgtgggaagagattcacctcctcATCAGGCATTCAAATTCATCagagaatccacacaggagagaaaccttatagttgtggtcaatgtgggaagagttttactacatctggctctctgactttacaccagagaatacacacaggagagaaatcttatagctgtgatcaatgtgggaagagttttactacatctggctctctgactttacaccaaagaacacacacaggagagaaaccttatagctgtgatcaatgtgggaagagttttactagatctgactctctgactttacaccaaagaatacacacaggagagaaaccttatagctgtgatcaatgtgggaagagttttactagatTTGGCCatctgacattacaccagagaacacacacaggagagaaaccttatggctgtgatcaatgtgggaagagttttactagatctagctatctaactatacaccagagaatacacacaggagagaaaccttatagttgtgatcaatgtgggaagagttttactagatctagctatctaactatacaccagagaatacacacaggagataacCCTTAtggctgtggtcaatgtgggaagagttttactacgtctggctctctgactttacaccaaagaacacacacaggagagaaatcttttagctgtgatcaatgtgggaagaattTTACTAGATCTGACTCTCTGACTTTacaccaaagaacacacacaggagagaacccTTATGGCTGTGataaatgtgggaagagtttttgtcaatctagtgatctgacagtgcaccagagaacacacacaggagagaaaccttatggctgtgatcaatgtgggaagagttttactagatctagctatctaactatacaccagagaatacacacaggagagaaaccttatagctgtgatcaatgtgggaaaagttttgTTCAAGCTGGCCATCTGACTCAACACCAaataacacacacaggagagaaaccttatagctgtgctcaatgtgggagGGGTTTTACTACATCTCGCTatctgacagtacaccagagaaaacacacaggagagaaatcttatagctgtgatcaatgtgggaagagttttgttcaaGCTTGCCATCTGACTCAACACCAGAGCACACACATAGGAGAGAAATCTCATAGCTGTGACCAGAGataa